Below is a genomic region from Enoplosus armatus isolate fEnoArm2 chromosome 10, fEnoArm2.hap1, whole genome shotgun sequence.
ctcctctcactcACACCTTCTGCCCTGTCCATCTGGCTCCACCGTCTCTAAGGAGATGGGATTCGCAGGGTTGGAAAGACCTGCCTGGTTCAATATCACTCAGTCCCACTACACTGTTTCTCTTactttctgtttcttgtttttctttattctgcATCCTGGCCTCCTTCACTCTTCTTGCCCAGTCgcgtgtttctctttttcttgttttctctccttttgctTAAATTTCTCTAAAGTCCTCAGCCTTtgttcctcctttcttcctctgtatctctcttactctccctctctcagtaATCCCTAGCTGAGACTGTTTGCCCAAGGCCTGTTTTCAGGTCCTATAGTTTTAATCATCATCTCTGAGCCATGGAAAGAATATAGAAAGAGATGTGAAGGAATGGATGGTGGTGCAGTGACATTAGGCGGTGCAGTCGAAGGTTAGGAAAGAAAGCCTGGTGGGATTTACTGTATAttgggagaggaggaagtagaGCGAAGGTATGCATCCCAATGACCTGGACACATtacactgctgctctgctgataACCTGTGTGCCCAATTTCAGCTTGTTACAAATATTTGTATCTGCATGTATCTTGGCCAATAAGTGATAAGAAATTGCAATTTGCAATACAAAATAGCTGAAGATATTTTTGAGGTAATTAAGAAGCAGTGTCGTCATTACAGGTACtattttcaactgtaaaatgttttatatgcCTTTATACTTCAGTcacaatatatttaaaagattcaaaaatatgtttatgtacagaatgtgtgtgtttcataggCTGACTATCTGTGGTGGGTGTTGGCACAAATCTTAATGCAGCACTTCCCTCCCAAAGCTCTACTGACTCTCTGCGGTCTTATTGACCCCAGACAACATCACGTCACTGCATAGGAATACATTCTGTagatttctttgtctgtgaataACTTTTTGGCGAAAAAAGGGACATGTATTTGTTAATGCAATGCATAGCCCATAAAACCTAAAAAACAGTATTCCCTTATGTGGTGGAATAACAATACTTTATGGTCATTTCTTCATCAAATGTCCAAGTCCAATTTGTGGTTAaggaaatacttttttttgttgcattctctttttctttttttgaaattctctttttatttgagtAGAAAGTCAACATGTACAAAACATCTTACATTACACATTGAACACTGTTATTCAGTTTTTGAAACCAAagtaaatcaaaacaaacaaaccaaaataaaacaaagcaagacaaactgaaaagcCTATCTATGTGTAGCAGAAAACCAGGGGAGTTACAAATCAATTGTCAAAATCAAAAGTGTGATCTATATGGGTTGACAAATCCAGAGTGAATGTTAATTTTTCcattacaaaaatgtcatgCATTACATTGAACCAGTCTGCTAATGTGGGCTGCCCTTGATCTAGCCATTTTtttgtaatgtctttttttactaGCGACCagcattattttaaacatgtatgttttaGAAAGGCTGAGAAGATGTAGTGGCATCTTACCCAaagacctgaaaacaaaagtccatcttaattttaaaaactttttcCATGCTATCTCTGATTGTCTTCCAGTAGCTGTGAATCCCAGAGCATTCCCAAAACACATGATAAGGAAATACTTTTTACATATTGTGTTTTGATAGgtaagaagaaaagaaagaattttGCAGTGATCAttatatgtacacatacagcTATGGGGTGTTGGAGCCTAAATCAATAAGGAAAGAAAGCCTGGATTAAAGCATATCTGCTTGTCATCTGCCTCAGAAATCAACTGTAAAGCTCTAGTTTTACTTTACTATCCTgtatccagacacacacagtggtgaaaTTATAAGTAagacttaagtaaaagtgcagCAGAAAGTAGGACTTGTGCTTCCGTGGCAGTAGAGATGTGAGAGAATCGGAGAATGACAAATTTGGGAGGGGAAATTTCAATGAATAATCACTGAACCCTCAGTCTTTGAGTCTTCGAGGACACAGCAGGAGGTTATTCATTTTGACTGCAATCTTGGCGCATAGCAGATTGAGCATAGCAGGTAGAAGCTGCCTGATGCCTTCACATTTGAGTAGGCCTGACATTGCTTATTTCACACATGATTGGAGAAATTGGGGAATTATATCCAATACATTTCTGTCTTCATCACTCTGGCGTATGATGAATCTGTGTGATTTatctctcttgtctctgtctctctgttgatCAGGCCAATGAAAACAGTCTGCTCAGTGCACAGCTCAAAGGCTTCCCCCTCTTTCTTCACTCTAACTTGGGTCTGAAGGACTGCACAGTCAACCCCAAGTCCCCCCTGCTTTTTATCACTCGATCCGGGCAGCCCCTGCCAGGTCCTCTCCCTGGGGACGACTGGACCGTTTTCCAGTCCAACCACTCAACGTACGAACCTGTGTTGCTGGCCAAGACCCAATCAGCTGAGAGCATCGCATCGATGGGGCAGAATGCTGCTCTGCTCCCGTCGGTGGTGCAGGACCTGGGGCTCCATGATGGCATCCAGAGGGTCCTGTTCGGCAACAACTTGGTCTTCTGGCTGCACAAGCTGGTGTTTGTGGACGCTGTGGCCTTTCTGACAGGGAAGAGGCTCTCGCTGTCCCTGGAGCGCTACATCCTGGTAGATATAGATGACATCTTTGTGGGCAAAGAGGGCACACGCATGAAGGTGCCTGATGTAAAGGtgagtttgtgcatgtgtttcagAGTGGAAAAACTTTATCAGAACAGAAAGTTAACCCACTTATGTATTCCTCAACCAGTGTTTTTCAACAGCCTTTGCTGAAATATAGAAATTGCCTCACACATAGCATGATGCTATCCTCTGCCAGCCATACAGAAACCCCTTCTTCTCGCCCCTCTTCTCCTTTTGAATGCGATCGTCCCAGTAGGCCGCTCAAAGCTGACAGGCCCCACTGCTCACACTGTCACAGAAGCTCCACAGCAATGAATATTTCAGGGGCCCAGAGACGTACAAAGAATGTTGAAAAGCTCCTTGCTTGCGTCCCCTCAGAGCAGAACAGACCCCCCTCACATGTGGAGGCAGAGGGTATAAGAAAACATTACGGAAAAAGCATCAAGGCCCTCCTCACTGGCAGCGCAACAGCAAGCTTTTAGGAACGAATCACACCCTGACAAGATGGAGAAATCTGTGAGCGTAAGAGAGGGTGTGTGCTGGGAGTCTCATCCAGCATGGagatcaaatgaaacaaacacccgaatcagaggagagagaaatatcAAACAGAATGAAGGAGAGGAGTGAGGCAACTGGGAGTGGATGTTGGATGTTTACCGAAAGAAACTTGCAGAATGAAATATGTATGTGGGCACGTGTGCGCCTGGGCGTTCACGCTTCCTCATTAATGCACTCGTGCACCAGTATGAGCACAACATGTATTGACTCACTCTCCTTTCCTCGCACTGTTTCAGGCCCTGCTGGAGACGCAAAGGGAGCTGCGCACCCATGTGCCCAACTTCACCTTCAATCTGGGCTTCTCAGGGAAATTCTTTCATGCTGGTATGCAGCCTGTGAAGAGAACCTTTGCTACTGTTAACTCAGGCAGAGATAAGAGCATGCACTAAATCGAAAGAGATAACGCATCTAAGATTGTAAAGTTTTGattcacattattttaatttctctactcctcttcttctccttcatgcCCTGactttatttcctgtttgtctcccGCATGCTTCGCTCTAATATTTGAACAACTTCTTCACTCTGactttcatttcctccctttcttATCACTGACCCCATTTCACCTTTTGcctcttttttgtctttgtccattttCATCCCCTCTATTTCCTCTTTACCCATCACCCCTTGTTTTTCTGTTAACCTCCCTcgcctccctccatctcttccctctttttctgaCGTTCTACCTTCTCTGTCATGTCCAGGATCTGATGAGGAGGACCTGGGAGACGACCTGCTGCTTTCCTACGTGAAGGAGTTCTGGTGGTTCCCTCACATGTGGAGCCACATGCAGCCCCATCTATTCCACAACCAGTCCGTGCTGGCCGAGCAGATGTTGCTCAACAAGAAATTTGCCATGGTGAGTCACGGGGGGCGAAGGTCAGATCACAGCTTTGTGAGAGCACTGTGGTCAGAGCTATCCCATCTTCCTTGTTCAAATAGGCAATCTTAGGCAAGGTGTTAAAGCTTTTTTAAAGTGGTAATCTGTAAGATTTCACCCGTGGTTACCGAGGTAACAGCAAGTGtggtttaatactacagcaaacactACTTGAACAGCTACTTTGTCAGGAATACAACAGAAGAACAACTGATTTATCTGATTACAGTGCATTCAAACGAATTCACGTTGTTCTAATTAAGAAGTCAGTCAAAAGAAATTGTAACTGCGATCagatttcatgctgcacacaaTGCGAGATGTTTTTCCTCACGACAGGAGGACGCAGCTGAGTTGGTTACCTTGCTGAGGAGTTGGAGGCATGCAGCCTGTCGCCTGCAGCTCCTCATCTAACAGTTCACTGTGCTATTAAAAATGATACGCTGACAGAAAAAGGACGAGAATGACCGTCTGAATTTACAGACGCATATTTGATTGCCTGTCAGTGCTAATCGTGGTTACAAACACATTGAGTTTCCTGTGGCTGCtacacaataaaagccaccctgtTTAATGTGAAGCAGTGGCAGTAACTTAATGCAGATGCAAAACAGCAAATGGTGAGAAAATTGTGCTGGATTACACCCATGCACTGTTTCCCTGTGAATCCCTCGTGTTTATAGAGGTAAACTGAATCCAGTACGGGAATGGTGGACTCCGCCACTACCAATAGAAACTACTAAAATGAGTTAGATTCAGTAATTATCTCAATTACTGAACGTAAATGCATTGAATAGCTattgaggggaaaaaatgcaGAGCACAAATAGTATCAAAACTGGTGTTTCATGAAAAAGGATTATATTGTAGCTGTAATATCTATGGAACTTCATGGGTGTTGTTGAACTAGTTTTCTTGCCTCCTAACCCTCACTCATGTATTTTCAACCTCTAGGAGCATGGGATCCCCACAAACATGGGCTATGCGGTGGCGCCCCACCACTCAGGCGTCTACCCTGTGCACATGCAGCTGTACGACGCCTGGAAGAAGGTGTGGGGCATCAAGGTGACCAGCACCGAGGAATACCCGCACCTGAAGCCCGCCCGCTTCCGGCGAGGTTTCATCCACAGCGGCATTAGCGTAAGACCACTTTTCACCCACACCGGGCATCCATGAGGCCTCATTATCTTGTTACCTCTGGCTTTCCCTTGACTCGGCTTCTCAACATCCACTACCTTTTTCAGCCAATAATCCCTTTCAGGGTTCTCTTTTTCCATCTGCATATGCTATCCTTCATTCAGTAAttatctctccatctccacctcctccacttcttTTGTACTTTATTCTTCTCTCATGCCCAGCGGTTACTCTCCATCCTGCATTTGTCCGTCATCATCCTTTCCTCTCTACCTCTGCTTTTCTTAAGTCTTGTCCCCAAAGATGCTGAGCAGaatcttattttcatttgcCATTTATCACAGAGGCAACGGAAGTCCTGAGAAAGGCAATCATCTCATTAGTCTTGTTGAGCTGTTGTATTCTTCTACAGAGTGGGTGATGATAACGTAGTCAAGTGAACCAGTCTTGCATGAGACACCTGTCGTGAGTAGTGTTGCCCAGCAGGTCTCGGCACCATAACGAAGACTGACATCTCTGGCAACCGCACAGCAAGTGTCTGCACATAACCGTTGCTGAAATGTCAAACTGCACTTTATTCAGCTTCACAGCGCTCGCCGGTGCTGAATAATATAGTTATGAGACCAGAATTAAAGTTGAAAAGATTACATTCAAGAGGttcaaaagaaggaaaaaaatcttATCTATTTCTTTCCCAGGTTGACCTTCAGCGCTGATAGGAAACAGTGCAGCCTCGGTCCGGTTCCTTTTGTAGTATTGGCATTCAGTCGGCCTGTGTGGTCTCAGAGCTCCATACCCGTCCTTGAGATAGTTCAGTCTGAATGGACAGTCTCTACTGCTTACTGATGATTGATATTCAGTTCCCCAGACACTCCAAACTGTAAACGCATTTCCATGAATTTCCATATAGACTCAGAGTGAAGAAGAGGTTTGCTTTGGCTAGATGAGCTGCATAATATGAATGTTATTGAAAGCAAACAATGTGTGGGGTAACTGCCTGGAGTACTGACAGCTCTCAGTAGAGGGCTGAtggtgtgtgttatttgtgggaatgcatttctttttctttttttatatgtatgtgtgtgtgatgttttttattctctcttgtttttgcCCTTTTGGTTTggtgactttgtgtttgtttacgtCACAGGTGCTGCCCAGGCAGACGTGTGgtcttttcacacacaccatcttctATAAAGACTACCCAGGCAGTCCGAATGAACTGGACAAGCTCATCAATGGAGGAGAACTCTTTCTCACTGTCCTACTGAACCCTGTGAGTCAAATGCTCATCCACACAACACAGCTTTTGTCTTGCACGCATGGAAAACCCATTTAACTGGGGGTGTAAATTGAAATTTAATCGAGGGACAGGACAATGACTAGTCAGTGACTCATGCGGTGATGTCTGCATCGTGCCTCCTCTTTTTACACGACTGTGAAAGCGTCTTTTATTGGAGCCCAAATGCATTGCTGAAAGTCCCTCATATTCgtcaacatgtttttcttttgaaatgataaaaagttacttttattACCATATCTGCAATACTTCTGCACAGAAATGTAGATTTTATCCCCCATCACTAACTTTGAAAGTGCATCAGGGAGGGATGATTGTAGCAAGAAAAAACTGTTGCaatgttcatatgggcacctgactgttgttttaagacagatttCAATAATTATGAACTTGACCTTTTGCCCTAATGCTGATGAGACTATTAGAATCCCCATTACACTGTGCAGTGATGCAAATGATAGTCAAATTTAGGATggcaactaaccattattttcattatcaattaatctgctttttattttctgattaatcaattcatttagactataaaatgtcagaatattgCGAAAAATATTCATCACAATTACCTTGAgctcaaggtgacatcttcCAATTACTTGTTTAATCCAACCAACActaaaaaaccccaaagataatacatttatatgacaAATGATACATGATAAATGTCATGTGATGTATGATACACATTTTAGAaagcctttcttttttctggttGGACAGATCAATCAATCGACTTGTTTCAGCTCTGGCTAAATTGATATCATATTTCTAATAGTGTTTCATTCACACAATTTACACCACCCATCCTCAGTTTAGGCCATATTGAGTTTACCTTCATCCCCTTTGTAATAAATCTTACTCTGCTTGTTCCTTCCCATCCACAGATTAGTATCTTCATGACCCACCTGTCCAACTATGGGAATGATCGCCTCGGCCTGTACACCTTTAAGAGCCTGGTGATGTTCATTCAGACGTGGACCAACCTGAAGATGCAGACCCTGCCACCTGTTCAGCTGGCTCAGAAATACTTCAGCCTGTTCCCCTCCGAGAGAGATCCACTCTGGCAGGCATGACATGCTGATGATGATAtcaattatttatatatttattaaattttCATTTGTTCGGCACTAAAGCCaaaagttgtatttttgacAGCTTATTTTCCAGCAATAGAATTCTGCAATAAAGACACAATACAGCCGGCAATGGGACggtaaaaacacattgtgtccTTAGAATACGACATTATACAGTAATAGCTTGAATCCTGTGCAATACAAACCATATGCAgacacagcatgtgtgtgacttTGGTCATGTCACATTATCGATGGGTGGAGAGCAATGTCGTTAACCATCCAACCAACCAGCATATTTTATTAAGACAGATTTGAACGTTAAcctgctttctctttttattttaaaatgtgcacgTTTGTGAGAATTCTGTAGGAACCGCACTTTAAACAAAGGattgtttatcttttttgtgGCTACAGGATCCTTGTGAGGACAAAAGGCACAAGGACATCTGGTCCAAAGAGAAAACATGTGACCGCTTCCCCAAACTGCTCGTCATCGGGCCTCAGAAGACAGGTGAGACGCAGTGCTTCAACCCCCCCTACAGGATGTATTTGGAAATGATTCAATCTGAAGTGTgtcattcagctcaaagcagaCGTGTCATTTTCTCAGTGGTTTGAATGGGGTTTTGATTATTTCTTTGAAAATCAGAGATGGtaaattgtgatttgttttaaactgtaGTTGTCTTTTATATCGTGTATTCATCTTCActgctcttttcttcccctttaTCTCTTTCGTCTCATCTGCACCACTTGTTCTTTCTTTGCCCTCTCAGGGACGACAGCACTCTACCTGTTTCTTGGCATGCACCCTGACCTGACCAGTAACTACCCCAGCAAGGAGACATTTGAGGAGATCCAGTTCTTCAATGGTCACAACTACCACAGAGGCATTGACTGGTAAGAACCCTCAGCAGTTGTCTACCAACCACATTTAACCAGCTATATATTCAGAAATGTCTCCACCATATAATTAATTGCACTTCATGATTTTATGTGTATTGTTTCCTTTGGTTTGGGtgtttacttgttgtttttgacattaAATTCGGTGAGTTTATTAACTCTCTCACCTTTCTCCACTTTACCTCACTTGTCCCCCTATTTAGAGTTCATAACAgcatataaatatttaataaatggcGTATAATACACTATAATTTAGTTATAagcacatatacagtaagttAATgtattcaaaaaacaaaataaaaactaacgGTGTAAggtgtaattataataatgtctTCAGAGGATAAATTATAATTGCTGatgaatactgtacattaataagcACTTTATGACTGCACACAACATTATgttgtgttataaaccattcaTTAAATGCTTGTATACTGCATATAAATACTAAATAGGGGCACTTAAAGGAAAGTGTTACAGAAGGGGGACCATATAGGTGCAAAGAATTATGGTTGTCGTAGGTCTAATAAACACAAACTTCAATATACTGGAAACTTCTGAATGTCTAATCATGTTTGTTTCTATATCTATGTAGGATTTTTGGGTGAAATAAAgttacaaaaacatgaaacagtttAAAACATTATAGTTTCTTTCTGACTAGGGGTGTTCCTATTTAATTCCAGTTAAATCAAGaatcaaaatgcaaatgatgCCAAGATgccacacaacaacaaatccaCTCATTAGTGAAATAGACCAGCAACACAATTA
It encodes:
- the ndst1b gene encoding bifunctional heparan sulfate N-deacetylase/N-sulfotransferase 1b, which codes for MLGCVTRLRRLVRLLPLQTSLLLLFLFCTVSVFISAYFLYGVKRELEPSGGGVSGAEGASADSDDPRVTPSRLLPLRGVSGGPGVDPGGARTDPVVLVFVESQYSQLGQEIVAILESGRFRYRTEISPGKGDMPTLTDKERGRFTLVIYENILKYVNLDAWNRELLDKYCVEYGVGIIGFFKANENSLLSAQLKGFPLFLHSNLGLKDCTVNPKSPLLFITRSGQPLPGPLPGDDWTVFQSNHSTYEPVLLAKTQSAESIASMGQNAALLPSVVQDLGLHDGIQRVLFGNNLVFWLHKLVFVDAVAFLTGKRLSLSLERYILVDIDDIFVGKEGTRMKVPDVKALLETQRELRTHVPNFTFNLGFSGKFFHAGSDEEDLGDDLLLSYVKEFWWFPHMWSHMQPHLFHNQSVLAEQMLLNKKFAMEHGIPTNMGYAVAPHHSGVYPVHMQLYDAWKKVWGIKVTSTEEYPHLKPARFRRGFIHSGISVLPRQTCGLFTHTIFYKDYPGSPNELDKLINGGELFLTVLLNPISIFMTHLSNYGNDRLGLYTFKSLVMFIQTWTNLKMQTLPPVQLAQKYFSLFPSERDPLWQDPCEDKRHKDIWSKEKTCDRFPKLLVIGPQKTGTTALYLFLGMHPDLTSNYPSKETFEEIQFFNGHNYHRGIDWYMEYFPLPSNTSSDYYFEKSANYFDSEVAAQRAAALLPKAKIITILINPADRAYSWYQHQRAHDDPVALKYSFHDVITAGHDAPVKLRVLQNRCLVPGWYAIHLERWLNYYHSSQLLVLDGQMLKTEPASIMDKIQKYLALANVINYHKILAFDPKKGFWCQLLEGGKTKCLGKSKGRRYPDMDSESQGFLREYYRDHNIELSKLLYRMGQPLPSWLREELVHTR